The Deferribacterota bacterium sequence GACATAGACTGTAAGACGGGGTACATGTTAAAGCATCAACACCAAAATCTTTTAATATTATTGCTTGCTTTTTTGTATTGCCTCCAGAAGTTGGTACAACAGAAGCACCTATCTTTTCAACACCATAATGTATACCCAAGCCACCTGTAAATAAACCATAGGCATAGGAATTTTGGATTATATCACCTTTTCTGATTCCTGCCGCATATAGTGCACGCGCAATAATCTCAGACCATATACTTATATCCCTTTTGGTATAGCCAACAACAGTTGGTTTGCCTGTTGTACCACTAGATGCATGTATTCTTACAATTTCATACCTTGGTACAGCAAACATATTAAAGGGATAATTATTGTTTAAATCTTCTTTTGTTGTAAAAGGTAACTTCCTAATATCCGATATGGAATTTATATTATTCTCATCAATATTTAATTTTTTAAATCTATCCCTATAGAAAGGGACGTTAACTCTTACTCGCTCTATAACTTTTTTTAATCTTTTAAGCTGTAGGGCATCTAAAACTTCCCTTGGTAGGGTTTCAAATTCATCATTCCAAATCATTGTATAATTCCTATATTATATCCTGCCACTTAAACTAATAAGTGGCAGGATAAATAAATTAAACAGAGTCTTTTAGGTTCTTACCTGCAGTAAATTTAGGTGTTTTTTTAGCAGGAATATCAATAACCTCGCCAGTTTGAGGGTTTCTACCCTTTCTTTCTTTTCTGTTAGAAACTGAAAATGTACCAAAACCAACTAATGTTACTTTATCGCCACTTGCTAAAGCTTCAGTTATGCTTTCCTCAAATGACTTTAAAGCCTTTTCACATTGGATTTTTGTCAACCCTGATTTTGTGCTCATTTTCTCAATTAGCTCTTTTTTGTTCATGAACAACCTCCTTTATTTATTTATATAACTTTTATTATATGTATATAGCTAATTATCAATATCTTTGCAAATGTAATTTACATATATTATTTATATTTTACAAAAAACAAATACAATAATTAGCTATAGAATTATTGGATATTAATAGTTTCATTATGAACTAAATTAGCTATTTCACTAGCATATATCTTATCAACTACAAAACTATACCTGATATAGGATACATAATAATCATAACAATTACATTTATTTTTAATAGATTCCCTTAATTTATTAAAGAGCGCCATATTGTTTTTCAGTTTATTCCCAACAACTGAGATTTTAACCCTATCTTTATTAATTTTTATTTTATCCTTACTATATAAATCTAACAATAAATAATATGCTCTATCACTTTCTGAATCTTTTACATAAAGACTAAAATATCTATCCTCAATATTCAACATATCATAATCAATTGCACTTTTTGAAAATCTTTCAATTAAATTTTTATCATATAAATTATCTAAAACCTCGTATTTAGTTTCCTCACTTATAGCAACACCAGCAACGCCATCAGTAGCAGTTAAATCTGCAGAGGTTATGATTGTTCCCTCCTTTTTCTCTAGAGAGGATAAAACCTTTACAGGAATATTATATTTCATTGCAATTTCAACACTTCTAGAGTGAAGTACTTTTGCACCAACTGCTGATAACTCAAGCATTTCCCTATAGGATACTTTATCTAATTTTTTAGCACCTTTAATTTTTCTAGGATCGCCAGTATAAACCCCGTCAACATCAGTATATATTTCACAAAAATCCGCATCAAGTGCACAAGCTAGTGCAACTGCTGTTGTATCAGAACCACCCCTTCCAAGAGTAGTAATATCCTCTCTACTTTCTGTAATACCTTGAAAGCCAGCAACCACACAAACATAACCATTTGCTAAATCATTTTTCATCCTTGTTGTATCAATTTTTATAATGCGAGATTTTGAATAAGAATCATCAGTTATAAAACCAGCTTGCCAACCAGTATAAGATTTTGCCTTTATACCTTTTGATAACAATGCCTGAGATAAAAGAGCAATACTCACTTGTTCACCTGTTGAAACAATCACGTCATACAGTCTGGGGTCATAGTTCGTATCAACTGATTTTAAAAGACCTATAAGCCTATCTGTTTCCCCAGCCATTGCTGATACAGTAACGACAACAGCATCATACTCTTTCCTTTTATTTTCAATAATGTTTGCAACATTTCTAATCTTTTCCACTGAACCAACAGATGTACCCCCAAACTTCATAACAACTATTTTCATATAACCTCCTTAAGCTCTACTTTTCAATTCTCATTAATAAAGTTTTATCTTTAACAAAGTCTTTATTATCAATCTCCTTTACCGCATCAAATACATTTTTCCCTTTTGTCTTATGTGTTATTAATACCAATGGAATAATCCCATTTTTAAGCCATTCACCCCTTTGTATTGCAGAAACTATACTTATTTTATTTTTCCCTAAAATACCAGTAATCTTTGATAAAACATTAGGCTCATCTAGAACAGTAAATCTTAGATAGTATATTGATTCTACCTCGTTTATATCAATAATATTAATATTATTGATATAATCATTTTTATAACCAATTATTGGCACCCTTTTACTGCTACTACTGACAATGTCTTTCCCTATTGATATAATGTCAGATGCTACAGCATTACCTGTTGGCATTGCACCTGCACCTTTACCATAATGCATTGTCCTATCAACCTTACTAGTTCTAACATATACAGCATTATAAACATCTGTTACATCAGCTAGAAAATACCTCTTGGGGATAATCGTTGGATGTACTCTTATATCTATAGAACCATTCATACTCTTAGCTATAGCCAACAATTTTATTTTACCGCCTAATTCGTTAGCCAAATCTATATCAATTTTTCTTACTTTTGATATACCTTCAACATAAACATTATCAATATTTAAGAGCCTATTAAATGCAATAGATCCAAGCAAAGTAATTTTTTGAGCAGCATCTACTCCTTCAATATCATAAGTAGGATCACTTTCTGCATATCCTTCCTTTTGAGCATCAGACAACGCATCAGAAAATTCTTTAGCCTCTAGTTCCATCTTTGTTAATATATAATTAGATGTTCCATTTAAAATAGCATAGATTTGTCTAATATCATTAATACACATATCCTCCTTTAACACTCTAATGATTGGTATCCCTCCCCCAACTGAAGCTTCAAATCCTACTAATAAGTTCATATTATCTGCCAATTCAAATATCTCAGAGCCATATGTAGCAAGTAATGCCTTATTAGCTGTAACTATATGTTTGTTTTTACGCAATGCATTTAACACAATATCCTTCGCATCTTCTATACCACCAATTAATTCTACAACAATATCTATATTAGGGTTTTCTATAACCTCTCTTGGGTTATTTGTCGTTAATTCTATATCTTCAGTATAGATGTCCCTTTTCTTACCAATACTTCTATCAGCTAGCCCTAATATCTCGATGTTTAAACCACTATTTTTCCTAATTAAGTCTTTCTTATCCTTTAGGATTTTTACTAATCCGTGTCCAACTGTACCATATCCAATAATGCCTATTTTAATAAATTGCATATAAGCTAATTAACCTTTTTGTAGTCCCTTGGAACACTAAATAAACTACTATCGATTTTTCTCATGTTTATATTTTTAAATTCCCTATGAAACACTTCTTTATTTTCAGTTGATACAATTATTTTTAAAGGGAAATTGATTAATTCAGCATACCAATATTTATAAATAATATTATCTTTTTCATTAACCTGTAAGATCTTACATTTTAGATTATCTATAATCTCAGTACCAATATTTTTAGCATTTTTATTATTATATATTTTATCCTCTCCAATTAATGACTTTATATTATAAATTGTTACATAAGCTTTATTCTTTGGATCTAATATATATCCTTTATCTTTATTAAGATCTAATATAGTTATAACCTTTTCAACACTATCATTAAATTCAATCCTTCTCTTATTATCTTTTACATAAATTTTTCCTTTCTTTGATATGTAGCCATTATTAATCTCAATTACATCTGCTGCAAATTCAGCTGAGCTAACATATAAGGGAAATAACAATAAGATTGCATATATAAATATGTTTCTTTTCATAGTATAGACCTCTTAATTATTAATAGCCAAAAAATTATTCTGTAAGCTAAAAATCATTCTTTCTAAAATCTTTTTTATAAGTTATTGTTGTCCTAATCCCACCTCGAATAGAACAATCTAATTTCAAATCAACCTCTAAAGGTTTAATTACATTAACAAAATCTTTATATATCTTTGCAAACAAATTCTCATGCGATATAGGTATATCTTTAAAGGATAAGAAATAAAATTTCAAACTTTTTAATTCTGGAACAACTTTATCTGGTATAAAAGTTAGCTTTAATTTATAATAATCTTGTATTGTTGTAACAGGACACTGAGCAGTAATCTCATCAGTTTCATATGTTACTATCTCATCAATGTTGCCCGAATATGGCATTGCAATGATAGGAGATAGCTCTAAATCCATTGCCATATCCCCTAATTTTTTAATGTTATCAACATTTATATCTTCCATTTTAAAACCTTTCACATACTTTCTGAAATAATCTAGATACTCTTTTTTTTCTGCCATAATTTTAGATCAAAAAGATTTATTTCCTAATAGCACATTTAACATATATTTTGATTTATCTACACTTTTATTAACAATAGTATATACAGGCTTCATTAAAAGCAATGACAAAAGCAATTGAACAAGCGCAAAAAATATACAGTAACATATAAAAAATAGATAATTATTACTACCAATATATATAGCATAAATATATACTACCATACCCGTAGTAAACTGATAGAAAAAGCCAATAAAACCAAGCAAATAAAGGGTTCTTTTACCAACATAA is a genomic window containing:
- a CDS encoding HU family DNA-binding protein; translation: MNKKELIEKMSTKSGLTKIQCEKALKSFEESITEALASGDKVTLVGFGTFSVSNRKERKGRNPQTGEVIDIPAKKTPKFTAGKNLKDSV
- a CDS encoding aspartate kinase, producing the protein MKIVVMKFGGTSVGSVEKIRNVANIIENKRKEYDAVVVTVSAMAGETDRLIGLLKSVDTNYDPRLYDVIVSTGEQVSIALLSQALLSKGIKAKSYTGWQAGFITDDSYSKSRIIKIDTTRMKNDLANGYVCVVAGFQGITESREDITTLGRGGSDTTAVALACALDADFCEIYTDVDGVYTGDPRKIKGAKKLDKVSYREMLELSAVGAKVLHSRSVEIAMKYNIPVKVLSSLEKKEGTIITSADLTATDGVAGVAISEETKYEVLDNLYDKNLIERFSKSAIDYDMLNIEDRYFSLYVKDSESDRAYYLLLDLYSKDKIKINKDRVKISVVGNKLKNNMALFNKLRESIKNKCNCYDYYVSYIRYSFVVDKIYASEIANLVHNETINIQ
- a CDS encoding homoserine dehydrogenase — protein: MQFIKIGIIGYGTVGHGLVKILKDKKDLIRKNSGLNIEILGLADRSIGKKRDIYTEDIELTTNNPREVIENPNIDIVVELIGGIEDAKDIVLNALRKNKHIVTANKALLATYGSEIFELADNMNLLVGFEASVGGGIPIIRVLKEDMCINDIRQIYAILNGTSNYILTKMELEAKEFSDALSDAQKEGYAESDPTYDIEGVDAAQKITLLGSIAFNRLLNIDNVYVEGISKVRKIDIDLANELGGKIKLLAIAKSMNGSIDIRVHPTIIPKRYFLADVTDVYNAVYVRTSKVDRTMHYGKGAGAMPTGNAVASDIISIGKDIVSSSSKRVPIIGYKNDYINNINIIDINEVESIYYLRFTVLDEPNVLSKITGILGKNKISIVSAIQRGEWLKNGIIPLVLITHKTKGKNVFDAVKEIDNKDFVKDKTLLMRIEK